The stretch of DNA TATCCAGAGGTAAAGTTGGTTTAGTTATCGTCGGAGATCACCACTTCTGTCGCACCTCAGACGATAACCCGTTACACCGAGTTTTAGAGTATATTGAATGTCACCCTGAAAATTGCGCTTTAACCGAGCCTGGGTTATAATTTTTGTATAGCCTTTATCGGGTAAATAGTCTGTATATTACTCATTTGATAACTGGTAAATTACGAAATAAGTAGGTGTTCAATGAATAGCCACAAAGTAACATTAGAAATTTCGGAAACCCTTTTTGAGCAACTCTCTTTACTAGCTGACCTAAAAGAAGAATCAATAGAATATTTAGCAATTGAAATTATTGCTGCTAAATTACCTTGTTTAATTCAAAGAGAGAGTCAATTGAAGCAATTATTAGAAGCAATCAAACCTGATAGCATTCATAGTGAAATTGGGTTATAATAATATATGAATTCTGATAATCCTCAGTTGTATATTCCCCGTCAAGGTGATATCATTTGGATTGACTTTATTCCGCAAATCGGCAGAGAACAGGCAGGTCGCCGTCCAGCTATTGTTATCTCAAAAACAACATATAATCGCCGAGTTGGACTAGCTTTAGTCTGTCCAATTACTAGCCGAGTAAAAGGTTATCCTTTTGAAGTAGCAATTCCAGAAGGATTGGCAGTATCAGGAGTTGTTTTAGCCGATCAAATTAAATCCTTTGATTGGCAAGCAAGGCAAGCAGATTTTGCTTGTAAAATACCTCCAGAAGTCCTAATTGAAGTAGTTGCTAAATTAATGAACCTATTACCCGAAATAGAGATTTAGTTAAATAAATATGACTTTAGAAAATGTCGATCTTACTCCAGAAAAACTGCGTCGCTACGATAATCGTACAGGCTTCGATTTAGTGAGTTGTAAACAAGTCGGTTTACCTGTTTATAAAATTACTGTTCAAGCTCTAACTCAACTGCATAAACCAATTCCACCGATAGAAGAATATGTCTTGAAATCAATTAATGCTGGTTTATCCTCTGAAACAGATATTGCTGGATTTCTTGGCCTTGAATTGCCTATTGTCAGGGATGCAATGATCAATTTAAGGATGAGTGAGGATATAGACCTCATCGCTCCTGATGGCTCTCAGATACAGGTTTGGAAGTTGACGAAAAAAGGTGAAGGAACACTCCGCGAGGCTAAAATTATTGTTCCAGAAGAGCGAACATTTGATATCAATTTTGATGGACTTTTACGGTATCCTCGCTGGTACGGAAGGTTAGAGTCAGGTTTACTTAAGCAAAAAGACTTGCGTAATCAAGACATGATAGAAATTGATCCCTTTCCGAAAAAGTCCCCAGAAATTTCCGATCTTAAACTCAAAGA from Planktothrix sp. FACHB-1365 encodes:
- the mazF gene encoding endoribonuclease MazF; its protein translation is MNSDNPQLYIPRQGDIIWIDFIPQIGREQAGRRPAIVISKTTYNRRVGLALVCPITSRVKGYPFEVAIPEGLAVSGVVLADQIKSFDWQARQADFACKIPPEVLIEVVAKLMNLLPEIEI